In a genomic window of Glaciimonas sp. PCH181:
- a CDS encoding LysR family transcriptional regulator codes for MDRFLEMRTFNAVVDAGSFVKAADALDMSKAAVSRYVVDMETRLGVRLLHRTTRRLSLTDEGQVFYARSKELLAELQEAEDEITSRSAAASGLLRINAPFTFGILHLAPLWGAFKAQHPKVTLDVTLADRLVDLVEEGYDVAIRIATLESSTLVSKRLATTRMVLCASPTYLEQHETPTHPADLAQHSVISYSYWATKDEWRFNGPEGAVNVKTNPWIHANNGDTCRAAALSHQGVILQPTFLVGKDLSDGTLVELMPEYRSIELGIYAVYPTRKHVSAKVRALIEFLGGRFASQGASWSLPRE; via the coding sequence ATGGACCGATTCCTTGAAATGCGGACTTTTAATGCGGTGGTCGATGCAGGTAGCTTCGTTAAGGCAGCAGACGCTTTGGATATGTCCAAAGCCGCGGTATCGCGGTACGTGGTCGACATGGAAACCCGTTTGGGGGTGAGGCTACTGCACCGCACAACGCGGCGCCTATCTTTGACCGATGAAGGGCAAGTCTTTTATGCCCGTAGCAAGGAGCTTCTGGCTGAACTGCAAGAGGCAGAGGATGAAATCACTTCGCGCAGCGCCGCCGCAAGTGGCTTACTGCGAATCAATGCACCATTTACCTTTGGCATTCTTCATCTGGCGCCACTATGGGGCGCGTTCAAAGCCCAACATCCAAAAGTAACACTGGACGTGACATTGGCAGATCGGTTGGTGGATTTGGTAGAGGAAGGTTACGACGTCGCCATCCGTATTGCCACGTTGGAAAGCTCAACCTTAGTGAGCAAGAGACTGGCGACCACCCGCATGGTGCTGTGCGCATCGCCGACCTATCTGGAGCAACACGAAACGCCCACGCATCCGGCTGATCTGGCGCAGCACTCGGTCATTTCCTACAGCTATTGGGCAACCAAAGACGAATGGCGGTTTAACGGACCAGAGGGCGCCGTGAACGTCAAGACCAATCCGTGGATTCACGCCAATAATGGTGATACGTGCCGGGCCGCAGCATTGTCACATCAGGGAGTGATCTTGCAGCCCACTTTCCTGGTCGGAAAGGATTTGTCAGACGGCACCTTGGTTGAGTTGATGCCGGAGTATCGGTCAATCGAGTTGGGTATCTATGCGGTCTATCCCACGCGTAAACATGTCTCGGCCAAAGTGCGTGCACTCATTGAGTTTCTGGGGGGGCGTTTTGCCAGCCAGGGGGCATCATGGTCGTTGCCGCGTGAATAA
- a CDS encoding DUF3311 domain-containing protein, whose translation MWSLLLLPFIGLLWVPFYNHELPSLFGFPFFYWYQLVWVPITSLLIWIVYRHGVRKGDE comes from the coding sequence ATGTGGAGTCTGCTCTTGTTGCCATTCATCGGCTTGTTGTGGGTGCCCTTCTATAACCACGAACTACCTTCCCTATTCGGCTTTCCTTTCTTTTACTGGTACCAGCTGGTCTGGGTGCCAATCACTTCCCTGCTGATCTGGATCGTATATCGCCACGGCGTGCGTAAGGGAGACGAATAA
- a CDS encoding LysR substrate-binding domain-containing protein, translating to MELRQLRYFIRVVELGSMGRAAVDLGVVTSALSQQISRLEGELSTRLLRRTTTGVVPTDAGLAFWHQAQLALRHVDEAARAAQHARMSGHVSVGFAPSTASVLALAFMSGLRARYPDIRLHLVESLSGNLAAMLNARQLDLAILFETDAAKRLSATPLLDERLFLIGSHQLIGMPKGKQIHLKDIGALPLVMPSGTHGLRAVVATAFTQAKCDPNIVAEIDGLAILMDVVRAGLAATIQPGAAASRLPGSEVRLIQVADKGVRRRNLLASLPEDELSPAALATRIVLKDVVRELLSESHWIGASLHES from the coding sequence ATGGAATTAAGACAACTCCGCTATTTCATACGGGTCGTTGAGTTGGGAAGTATGGGCCGAGCTGCGGTGGACTTGGGCGTGGTCACTTCTGCGCTTAGTCAGCAAATCAGTCGACTCGAGGGTGAACTCTCTACCCGTCTGTTGCGGCGTACAACGACCGGCGTTGTCCCCACCGACGCCGGTTTGGCATTTTGGCACCAGGCGCAACTAGCGCTGCGGCATGTCGATGAGGCAGCGCGTGCTGCGCAGCACGCACGCATGTCCGGGCATGTCAGTGTCGGTTTTGCGCCATCGACGGCATCGGTTCTGGCGCTGGCCTTCATGAGCGGCTTGCGTGCCCGCTACCCCGACATCCGTTTGCATCTTGTCGAAAGCCTGTCGGGCAACTTGGCGGCCATGCTCAATGCGCGACAACTCGATCTCGCCATCCTGTTCGAGACAGACGCGGCCAAGCGCCTGAGCGCGACGCCTCTTCTGGACGAACGCCTCTTTTTGATCGGCTCCCACCAGCTCATTGGCATGCCCAAAGGCAAACAGATCCACCTCAAGGATATCGGCGCGTTGCCGCTGGTCATGCCGAGTGGAACCCACGGGCTGCGAGCGGTCGTGGCGACGGCATTCACGCAGGCCAAGTGCGACCCAAACATCGTCGCCGAGATTGACGGCCTGGCCATCCTCATGGATGTTGTTCGGGCAGGACTAGCGGCGACGATTCAGCCCGGTGCGGCCGCCTCACGTCTCCCCGGATCCGAGGTTCGGCTTATACAGGTGGCGGATAAGGGTGTTCGCCGGCGCAATCTGTTGGCCAGCCTGCCGGAGGATGAACTATCCCCCGCGGCACTGGCCACGCGGATTGTGCTGAAGGACGTCGTGCGAGAATTATTGTCTGAATCCCATTGGATAGGTGCAAGTCTTCACGAATCATGA
- a CDS encoding DoxX family protein yields MSKSVQNSLTLASRLLFVALFLPAGIGKLTGFAGTVGYISAVGLPLPTLGAGLALTVEILGSLALLAGFGTRFAALVLAAFTLVASFFFHAYWGAPADQAYVTQLLFFKNIAVVGGLLALAANGAGAWSVDARSHR; encoded by the coding sequence ATGTCCAAGTCCGTTCAAAATAGTCTCACCCTTGCCTCTCGCCTGCTGTTCGTAGCGCTCTTCCTTCCCGCAGGTATCGGTAAGCTTACCGGCTTCGCCGGAACCGTAGGCTACATCTCTGCTGTAGGCTTGCCACTTCCCACCCTCGGAGCAGGGTTGGCGCTGACCGTTGAAATTTTGGGTAGCCTGGCGCTTCTGGCAGGATTCGGCACGCGCTTTGCGGCCTTGGTCCTGGCTGCGTTCACGCTGGTGGCCAGTTTCTTCTTCCACGCCTATTGGGGAGCGCCTGCTGACCAGGCATACGTAACACAACTGCTGTTCTTCAAGAACATCGCGGTGGTCGGCGGCTTGCTGGCGCTAGCGGCCAATGGCGCCGGTGCATGGAGTGTTGACGCGCGCAGCCACCGCTAA
- the tcuA gene encoding FAD-dependent tricarballylate dehydrogenase TcuA, giving the protein MVDVLVIGGGNAALCAALMAREAGASVLLLEASPREWRGGNSQHTRNLRCMHDAPQDVLTDAYPEEEYWQDLLKVTGGITDEKLARLAILASSTCRDWMRRHGVHFQPPLSGALHVARTNAFFMGGGKALVNAYFRSAEKLGVQIRYDTPVVSVELDGDRFVAVRTAKGERITAKSCVLAAGGFESNREWLREAWGQNARGEWPSDNFLIRGTRFNEGVLLKYMINAGADSIGDPTQAHMVAIDARAPLYDGGICTRIDCVSLGLVVNREGERFYDEGEDFWPKRYAIWGRLVAQQPGQISYSIIDQKAIGRFMPPVFSGTTANTLLELAQKLRLPEQAFVKTVDDYNAACVPGNFDHTALDDCRTEGLTPAKTHWARPINTAPFYGYALKPGVTFTYLGLKVNEHAAVHFGGRPSPNLFVAGEMMAGNVLGKGYTAGVGMAIGTAFGRIAGTQAAAAAKKVEHATA; this is encoded by the coding sequence ATGGTAGACGTACTGGTTATTGGTGGCGGCAATGCGGCACTGTGTGCGGCGCTGATGGCCCGCGAAGCGGGTGCGTCCGTGTTGCTGCTTGAAGCATCGCCACGTGAATGGCGCGGCGGGAATTCGCAGCACACGCGCAACCTGCGTTGCATGCACGACGCGCCGCAGGACGTGCTGACCGACGCCTACCCCGAAGAGGAATACTGGCAGGATCTGCTCAAAGTCACCGGCGGTATCACCGATGAAAAGCTGGCGCGCCTCGCGATCCTGGCATCGTCGACCTGCCGTGACTGGATGCGCCGGCATGGCGTGCACTTCCAGCCACCACTGTCGGGTGCGCTGCATGTGGCGCGCACCAACGCTTTTTTCATGGGCGGGGGCAAGGCCTTGGTCAATGCTTACTTCCGTAGCGCCGAAAAGCTCGGCGTGCAGATCCGTTACGACACGCCAGTGGTGTCGGTCGAGCTCGACGGCGACCGCTTTGTTGCCGTGCGCACCGCCAAGGGCGAACGCATCACCGCGAAAAGCTGCGTGCTGGCCGCCGGTGGCTTCGAGTCTAACCGTGAATGGTTGCGCGAAGCTTGGGGCCAGAACGCGCGCGGCGAATGGCCGTCCGACAATTTTCTGATCCGAGGCACACGCTTTAACGAAGGCGTGCTGCTCAAATACATGATCAATGCCGGGGCTGATTCGATCGGCGACCCGACGCAAGCGCACATGGTGGCAATCGATGCACGCGCACCGCTCTATGACGGTGGCATTTGCACCCGTATCGACTGCGTCTCGCTCGGCTTGGTGGTCAATCGCGAAGGTGAACGCTTCTATGACGAGGGGGAGGACTTCTGGCCCAAGCGCTACGCCATCTGGGGCCGACTAGTGGCCCAGCAGCCAGGTCAGATCAGTTATTCCATCATTGACCAGAAAGCGATTGGACGCTTCATGCCACCGGTGTTTTCTGGAACCACGGCCAACACGCTGCTCGAGTTGGCCCAGAAGCTCCGGTTGCCCGAGCAGGCCTTCGTCAAGACGGTGGACGACTACAATGCCGCCTGCGTTCCTGGCAACTTCGACCACACGGCGCTCGACGACTGTCGCACCGAAGGTCTCACGCCCGCTAAAACGCATTGGGCGCGACCCATCAACACGGCACCGTTCTATGGCTACGCCCTCAAACCGGGCGTCACCTTCACTTACCTTGGCCTGAAGGTCAATGAGCATGCCGCCGTGCACTTCGGCGGCAGACCCAGTCCCAACCTCTTCGTTGCCGGCGAAATGATGGCGGGCAACGTGCTCGGCAAGGGTTACACCGCCGGCGTCGGCATGGCCATCGGCACCGCCTTTGGACGCATCGCTGGCACGCAGGCGGCCGCCGCCGCAAAGAAAGTCGAACATGCAACAGCTTGA
- a CDS encoding nuclear transport factor 2 family protein — translation MKQALCFALLTCLWMSGANAATPADSATPSGATIMSNADQPSAAQIKENKQTVLAFYEAGLNQKDFAAASQYLGPYYKQHNPRAADGIEGFHNFINFLKVNVPTSHSEIKKVFSDGNFVILHVHKTTSPTDRGVAIIDIFRLEHGKIVEHWDVTQEIPEKTTSGNGMF, via the coding sequence ATGAAACAAGCACTGTGCTTTGCATTATTAACGTGTCTCTGGATGTCTGGCGCGAACGCAGCGACACCAGCAGATTCAGCGACACCTTCTGGAGCAACCATCATGTCCAATGCCGATCAGCCTTCCGCCGCTCAAATAAAAGAAAATAAGCAAACCGTCCTTGCCTTCTACGAAGCTGGACTGAACCAGAAGGACTTTGCCGCCGCGAGCCAATATTTAGGGCCATACTATAAACAGCACAATCCCCGCGCTGCAGATGGCATTGAGGGTTTTCATAACTTCATCAACTTCCTCAAGGTAAACGTCCCCACCTCACATAGTGAGATCAAGAAAGTGTTCTCCGACGGCAATTTTGTCATCTTGCATGTGCATAAGACCACCAGCCCCACTGATCGCGGCGTCGCCATCATCGATATCTTCCGTCTGGAACATGGCAAGATCGTCGAGCATTGGGATGTGACGCAGGAGATTCCTGAGAAGACGACGAGTGGGAATGGGATGTTTTAA
- a CDS encoding carbonic anhydrase, with the protein MRDIINGFLRFQQDVFPARKALFKTLATGQTPKALFISCSDSRMVPELVTQREPGELFVIRNAGNIVPSFGPEPGGVSATVEYAVVQLKVTDIVICGHSDCGAMTAIATCACLDHMPAVKHWLHYADAARMINESKNHTNENDRINGMVRENVIAQLNNIRTHPSVALALAQGGLTLHGWVYDIESGSIDALDATTNKFVSLAQHPTTKL; encoded by the coding sequence ATGCGCGACATAATTAATGGTTTTCTCCGCTTTCAGCAGGACGTCTTTCCAGCACGCAAAGCGCTATTCAAGACTCTAGCGACTGGTCAAACGCCTAAAGCGTTATTCATTTCTTGCTCTGACAGCCGAATGGTGCCGGAGCTTGTCACACAGAGAGAGCCTGGAGAGCTGTTCGTGATTCGCAATGCTGGCAACATCGTGCCATCGTTCGGCCCTGAACCAGGCGGTGTCAGCGCAACGGTTGAATATGCAGTGGTCCAACTGAAAGTAACGGATATTGTCATCTGTGGTCACTCCGATTGCGGCGCTATGACGGCAATCGCCACATGCGCATGCCTGGACCACATGCCAGCGGTCAAACACTGGCTGCATTATGCCGATGCCGCCCGGATGATTAATGAGTCTAAGAACCATACGAACGAGAATGACCGCATAAACGGCATGGTTCGCGAGAACGTTATTGCACAGTTGAACAATATCCGCACACATCCGTCGGTAGCCTTGGCTCTCGCTCAAGGTGGATTGACACTTCACGGCTGGGTCTACGATATCGAGAGTGGCTCGATAGACGCGCTTGACGCCACCACGAACAAATTCGTATCCCTCGCTCAGCATCCCACAACCAAACTCTGA
- a CDS encoding NADPH-dependent F420 reductase — MKVTVIGAGNMGSAFVKQLTRAGHQVTVTTRNLGKAQAVAAANPDAIAVVAVNAAAVADVVVLATSYDDAVSALKSVGDLSGKVVIDITNPLTADYMGLTLGHSTSASEEIAKAIPGAEVVKAFNTVFAQVLSDGADFGNGQTVSVFVASDSARAKQTAKALAESMGFVTVDAGGLKNARYLEPVAGFNIYLGYGAGLGTSIAPAWIKRA, encoded by the coding sequence ATGAAAGTAACAGTCATCGGCGCCGGCAACATGGGCTCAGCCTTCGTCAAACAACTCACCCGCGCTGGCCACCAGGTCACCGTGACCACCCGCAATCTGGGAAAAGCACAGGCTGTGGCTGCTGCCAACCCAGATGCTATTGCCGTTGTTGCAGTCAATGCGGCAGCGGTCGCCGACGTGGTCGTGCTGGCAACCAGCTACGATGATGCCGTGTCTGCATTGAAGAGTGTGGGCGACTTGTCAGGCAAGGTCGTCATCGATATCACCAACCCACTGACTGCCGACTACATGGGGTTGACCTTGGGCCACAGCACCTCTGCATCAGAAGAAATCGCCAAGGCGATTCCCGGTGCTGAAGTTGTCAAGGCTTTCAACACGGTGTTTGCACAGGTACTGTCGGATGGCGCTGACTTTGGCAACGGCCAGACCGTTTCGGTGTTTGTTGCCAGTGACAGCGCGCGCGCCAAGCAGACCGCCAAAGCGCTGGCCGAAAGCATGGGCTTTGTCACGGTAGATGCCGGTGGCCTGAAAAATGCCCGCTATCTGGAACCGGTGGCCGGCTTCAACATTTATCTGGGTTATGGCGCAGGTCTGGGCACTTCAATTGCGCCCGCCTGGATCAAACGCGCTTAA
- a CDS encoding glycerate kinase has protein sequence MLETLPNVRAIARRDEAKWLAGIRLIGLTDVASPLTGANGTSQIFGAQKGLKDLDAADRLVSNLAKQLLPLMSGDYSSVEGAGAAGGLGFAVRVLGGLLQPGADFILDALQLNHSAMNFDWVIPGEGRSDGQTLLGKGPALIASLAKRQGIPVTLLSGAVDHSAALSRLFDGCFSIQSAPVTLEHAVRNAGALLEVAACNLATLFAKASQIRCERGEDRMAKHVDEGDCDRVPPSNLTDHTVV, from the coding sequence GTGCTTGAGACGCTCCCGAACGTGCGTGCAATTGCGAGACGTGATGAGGCTAAATGGTTGGCTGGCATTAGGCTAATCGGCCTGACAGACGTGGCCAGCCCACTCACGGGCGCCAACGGCACCAGTCAAATTTTCGGCGCTCAGAAAGGCTTGAAAGACTTGGACGCGGCCGACCGTCTTGTCTCAAATCTTGCCAAGCAGCTTTTGCCATTGATGAGTGGGGACTATTCGTCGGTCGAGGGCGCCGGTGCCGCTGGCGGTCTCGGATTCGCTGTTCGCGTACTTGGAGGCTTGCTACAGCCAGGAGCCGACTTCATTCTCGACGCGTTGCAGTTGAACCATTCTGCGATGAATTTCGATTGGGTCATCCCTGGCGAAGGTCGCTCGGACGGGCAAACGCTGTTAGGAAAGGGCCCTGCGCTAATAGCTAGTCTGGCGAAGCGACAAGGCATTCCAGTTACATTGCTATCTGGTGCGGTCGACCACAGTGCGGCTCTCTCGCGGCTATTCGACGGGTGTTTTTCTATCCAATCAGCCCCGGTAACTCTGGAACACGCCGTGCGAAATGCCGGCGCGCTCCTTGAAGTAGCTGCTTGCAACCTCGCTACGCTGTTCGCAAAGGCATCACAGATTAGGTGCGAGCGTGGCGAAGACCGGATGGCCAAGCATGTTGATGAAGGCGATTGCGATCGGGTACCCCCATCGAATTTGACAGATCACACTGTCGTATGA
- a CDS encoding class III extradiol ring-cleavage dioxygenase has translation MTTITKAPVFFISHGAPTFAIEPGVLGPRLHELGGHLPALKAVLVVSPHWQTHGVKVMSNEQPGTVHDFGGFPSSLYTLQYPATGQPELAKEAARLLTAAGFATEFDVHRGHDHGAWIPMMHLLPKANVPVFQVSMPHNLNSLQAVKLGRALAPLRELGVLIVASGSMTHNLFEFRQSGSAPAAYVREFSAWVQTAVLANATSRIIRYRAEAPHAERAHPTEEHFLPLLVALGAQNDSDTVQAIDGGITHGVLSMDSYVWGMPQPAAVSVAP, from the coding sequence ATGACAACCATTACTAAAGCACCGGTATTTTTTATCTCGCATGGCGCCCCCACCTTTGCCATTGAGCCCGGAGTGCTTGGCCCCCGCCTGCACGAACTGGGCGGGCACCTCCCTGCACTCAAAGCAGTGTTGGTGGTGTCGCCGCACTGGCAAACACATGGCGTGAAAGTGATGAGCAACGAACAGCCCGGGACGGTGCACGACTTTGGCGGCTTCCCCTCCAGTTTGTACACATTGCAGTATCCCGCCACGGGTCAGCCGGAACTCGCCAAAGAGGCCGCCAGATTGCTGACCGCAGCCGGCTTTGCTACTGAATTCGATGTGCATCGCGGACACGATCACGGTGCCTGGATTCCAATGATGCACCTGCTGCCCAAAGCGAATGTTCCGGTGTTTCAGGTATCCATGCCCCACAACTTGAACAGCCTGCAGGCTGTGAAGCTGGGGCGAGCTCTGGCGCCACTGCGTGAGCTGGGTGTGCTTATCGTCGCTTCCGGCAGTATGACGCACAACCTTTTTGAGTTCCGCCAATCGGGCAGTGCCCCAGCGGCATATGTCAGGGAATTCTCCGCCTGGGTACAAACTGCAGTGCTTGCCAACGCGACAAGTCGGATCATCCGATACCGCGCCGAAGCACCGCATGCCGAGAGGGCGCACCCGACGGAAGAGCATTTCCTTCCTCTTTTGGTGGCGCTGGGGGCGCAGAACGATTCCGATACCGTACAAGCCATTGATGGTGGCATCACCCACGGCGTATTATCCATGGATTCGTATGTCTGGGGCATGCCTCAGCCCGCCGCTGTTTCAGTGGCGCCATAG
- a CDS encoding MFS transporter yields the protein MTAKITTVGDTVSSPPSKIGAVLRVTSGNFLEQFDFFLFGFYANYISKVFFPIDSEFASLMLTFAVFGAGFLMRPLGAIILGAYIDKVGRRKGLIVTLSIMASGTVLIALVPGYASIGLLAPALVLIGRLLQGFSAGAELGGVSVYLAEIATPGRKGFYTAWQSASQQVAIVMAAALGYGLNHWLSPAEVAAWGWRIPFLIGCAIVPFIFILRSSLQETVEFQARRHHPDIREVFNSMVKNWRTVLTGMLFVAMTTTTFYLITVYTPTFGRTVLHLSAADSLLVTLLVGLSNFVWLPIGGALSDRIGRKPILVGISLLALLTAYPAMSWLVANPSFGHLLAVLLVFSFYFGMYNGAMVVALTEVMPVNVRVVGFSLAFSLATAVFGGFTPAISTYLIDLTANKASPGLWMSFAALCGLAATLILYRRGGAASRAEQRDAGCGPSAAST from the coding sequence ATGACTGCCAAGATCACCACCGTGGGCGACACGGTTTCTTCCCCACCGTCGAAGATCGGCGCCGTGCTGCGCGTGACCAGCGGCAACTTTCTTGAACAGTTCGACTTCTTCCTGTTCGGCTTCTACGCAAACTATATTTCCAAGGTTTTCTTCCCGATCGATAGCGAGTTCGCGTCACTGATGCTGACTTTCGCGGTGTTCGGTGCCGGCTTTCTGATGCGGCCGCTGGGCGCGATCATCCTGGGTGCGTACATCGATAAGGTTGGCCGGCGCAAAGGACTGATTGTCACGCTCTCGATCATGGCCAGCGGTACGGTGCTCATTGCGCTGGTTCCCGGGTACGCATCGATCGGTCTGCTCGCGCCCGCGTTGGTGCTGATCGGCCGCTTGCTGCAAGGCTTCTCGGCCGGGGCCGAACTGGGCGGCGTTTCGGTCTACCTGGCGGAGATCGCCACGCCGGGCCGCAAAGGCTTCTACACCGCGTGGCAATCGGCCAGCCAGCAGGTCGCCATCGTAATGGCGGCGGCGCTGGGATACGGCTTGAATCACTGGCTCTCCCCGGCGGAGGTGGCCGCGTGGGGCTGGCGTATCCCGTTCCTGATCGGCTGCGCGATCGTGCCCTTCATCTTCATTCTGCGCAGCAGCCTCCAGGAGACCGTCGAGTTCCAGGCGCGCCGTCACCATCCCGATATTCGCGAAGTATTCAACTCGATGGTTAAAAACTGGCGCACGGTGCTGACTGGGATGCTCTTTGTAGCGATGACGACCACCACTTTCTACCTGATCACCGTCTACACACCAACCTTCGGCCGTACCGTGCTGCACTTGAGTGCAGCCGACAGTCTGCTGGTCACGCTGCTGGTGGGACTGTCCAATTTCGTCTGGCTGCCGATCGGCGGTGCGCTATCCGACCGCATCGGCCGCAAACCTATCCTGGTCGGCATCTCCCTTCTTGCGCTGCTGACCGCGTACCCGGCGATGTCGTGGCTGGTCGCCAACCCCAGCTTCGGACACTTGCTCGCGGTGTTGCTGGTGTTCTCGTTCTATTTCGGCATGTACAACGGCGCCATGGTGGTAGCGCTGACAGAAGTAATGCCCGTCAACGTCCGGGTGGTCGGCTTCTCACTCGCCTTCAGCCTTGCCACCGCCGTCTTCGGTGGATTTACGCCCGCCATATCGACCTATCTAATCGATCTTACCGCCAACAAGGCGTCGCCCGGCCTTTGGATGAGTTTCGCTGCACTATGTGGGCTTGCTGCAACTTTGATTCTCTATCGGCGAGGTGGCGCAGCGAGCCGCGCCGAGCAGCGAGACGCTGGTTGCGGCCCGTCAGCCGCAAGCACGTAA
- a CDS encoding NAD(P)-dependent oxidoreductase, which yields MKVIFTQNLGQACRDDELPLSELLARADALTLHVPLTPTSRNMIDSKALEAMKATAVLINTGRGALVDPVALAEALRAGTISGAAIDVLEMEPPSPDHPLLAHDIPNLLCTPHVAWASEKAQATLASRLEVLVRNALQ from the coding sequence ATGAAGGTGATTTTTACGCAGAACCTAGGTCAGGCTTGTCGTGACGATGAACTGCCTCTGTCAGAGTTACTGGCGCGTGCCGACGCGCTCACTCTCCACGTTCCGCTTACTCCAACGTCCAGAAATATGATTGACAGCAAAGCTTTGGAAGCGATGAAAGCGACGGCGGTCCTAATCAACACTGGCCGTGGCGCCCTGGTGGACCCGGTCGCTCTGGCTGAAGCCCTTCGAGCCGGAACGATTTCAGGAGCCGCAATCGATGTACTGGAAATGGAGCCTCCTTCTCCTGATCATCCACTTTTGGCCCACGACATACCCAATCTGCTATGCACGCCCCATGTGGCATGGGCTAGCGAAAAGGCGCAGGCCACGCTCGCTTCCCGGCTAGAGGTACTGGTGAGGAATGCATTGCAATAA
- the tcuB gene encoding tricarballylate utilization 4Fe-4S protein TcuB: MQQLEALTREASALASGSYPVIPILSVNETEVGRQMMICNSCRYCEGFCAVFPAMTRRLEFGKADINYLANLCHNCGACLHACQYAPPHEFAVNVPQAMAKVRVETYADYAWPAALGALYKRSGLTLSLALVAGLALFLMLAAGLQGSLFQTPAGGNFYSIFPHNLMVGLFAPIFLFAVLSLSLGVRRFWKDVSPGTATASAVGDAADKVLRLKFLDGGHGEGCNNANDSFTLARRRYHHFTFYGFMLCFAATSVATLYHYLFGWEAPYGLTSLPKLLGIAGGVSLLIGTAGLFVLNLCRHPLQGDAAQKPMDRGFIALLFLTAASGLMLMLSRGTPALSLTLCVHLGAVMALFATLPYGKFAHGIFRSAALLKWAIEKRQPNSLQLSDD, from the coding sequence ATGCAACAGCTTGAAGCCCTGACCAGAGAAGCCAGCGCGCTGGCCTCTGGCAGTTACCCCGTGATCCCGATCCTGAGCGTCAATGAGACCGAGGTCGGCCGCCAGATGATGATCTGCAATTCCTGCCGCTACTGCGAAGGCTTTTGCGCTGTTTTCCCCGCCATGACGCGGCGGCTGGAATTCGGCAAGGCCGACATCAATTACCTCGCCAACCTATGTCATAACTGCGGTGCCTGCCTACATGCGTGTCAGTATGCACCGCCGCACGAATTCGCTGTCAATGTGCCGCAGGCCATGGCCAAGGTACGCGTCGAGACCTATGCCGACTATGCTTGGCCGGCGGCTCTCGGTGCGCTATACAAGCGCAGCGGCCTGACACTGTCGCTGGCATTGGTCGCAGGATTAGCGCTATTCCTGATGCTTGCCGCCGGACTGCAAGGCTCGCTGTTCCAAACGCCTGCGGGCGGTAACTTCTATTCGATTTTTCCGCACAACCTGATGGTAGGCCTGTTCGCGCCCATCTTCCTGTTCGCAGTGCTGAGCCTCAGCCTGGGCGTGCGGCGCTTTTGGAAGGACGTGTCACCCGGAACCGCCACGGCCTCGGCCGTGGGAGATGCCGCCGACAAGGTTCTAAGGCTGAAATTCCTGGATGGGGGGCACGGTGAAGGTTGCAACAACGCGAACGATAGTTTTACGCTGGCGCGGCGCCGCTACCACCACTTCACGTTTTACGGCTTCATGCTGTGTTTCGCGGCCACTAGCGTGGCCACGCTGTACCACTACCTGTTCGGCTGGGAAGCGCCCTACGGCTTGACCAGCCTGCCAAAGCTGTTGGGCATCGCAGGCGGCGTTTCGCTGCTAATCGGCACTGCGGGTCTGTTTGTGCTGAACCTGTGCCGCCACCCGCTGCAAGGTGATGCCGCGCAGAAGCCGATGGACCGAGGTTTCATCGCCCTGCTGTTCCTAACGGCAGCGAGCGGCCTGATGCTGATGCTGTCACGCGGCACTCCGGCACTGAGCCTGACGTTGTGCGTGCACCTGGGCGCGGTCATGGCGCTATTCGCCACATTACCTTATGGGAAATTCGCTCACGGCATCTTCAGAAGCGCTGCACTTCTCAAGTGGGCGATCGAGAAACGCCAACCAAACTCACTACAACTAAGTGACGACTGA